CGACTGTCATGGCAATAGTAGAACTGACAGTATGTCTGATGCAGGACTACAACTAAAGCTTATTTACATCACGGATTACAGATCATTCAAGTTGAGTCGATGAAAGTCAATTTAAATGAGCATGACAATTCTCCAAACCCAGGTGACGTCTattgcttgttttgtctgaGGACAATTAAAACCTAAATACATTCAGCTTAAAAGTCCCctggaaaaaaaacctcccattcagagtaataaaataagaaatgtaaGGATTTTTTTGCTTGAAAATAAATAGATGCAAATGAAACAATTAGCAACAATAATTGCTGGCCCTAGTGGACTGGCTGTTGAAACAATGGGGAACTGTGAGCCACACATACTCGACAATCCACTGGCAGCCAACTTCAGGGCTCGGCCCCTGCACAGAAACCATGCAAGTCAACTTTACCTTCTTTTGAAGTGGTTAAGAGGTGCGGGGTAAGCAAAACATTTTGACTTTAATCTGAACTTTGACTCAAATACGGCAActatttgaaaagaaattaaTTTTGGAAAGGTCTTTGCTTTGTGCAGGTTCTCAGGTTGGTGTTGGAGGCTACGGTACTTGAAATGGAGTTGACAGCCACAGAAATGCAGTGGCTGCTCTCATGGCGTACAGGATATGATTCTTGATACTTCACTAAGTTAGAGCTGAGGAGGCTTGATCAGactttcaaaaaatgttttaaatcaatCAATTTGTTTCAGAGGGATTTACTTTTTATTATCAACAGCTTCTCTGTATTCTTTAAAAGTAGAACTTGTCTTGCCAACTCATACTGATAATCTTGGATGAAATGAGAATTTTCTTACAACTAAAAATAACTCATGTTTAAACCCCAAGGTAGTCCAAGCCACTggctccctcccccaccacacacacacacagttctgaTCACATTTCACATCACCACAGAAAGACAAAGATAGCCAGCTTCCATAGTTCGATGACTGGTTGAGCTGCAACACACATtaccgagagggagagagaaacaaaaagcaggCAGTTTTGGCTGCTCAGTCAGCAAGAGATGGCAGGCTGCCGTTCAATGTAGCGCACAGACCGGCATTACCACATCCAATAAGGTCGTAGCATGGACTGTCACAAAAGAATTCCTCCGACTTACCGACGGATCGCTTTGAAAGTTGACAAACTAAACTCAATCGTTCTAAAATGTTGATTCCTTTCGtcagttcattaaaaaaaaacgtggctCACAGTGAGCAAAGGTTTGATGTGCAGGAGGGCGAGtggcgtgcgcgtgtgtgtgtgtgtggcatccaTAGAGACACAGCATGTGCCATAAAAAGCGGTCACATGGACCTCTGATCGGTCCAGCCCCGCGCAGCGCATCAGCCCTGAGTGGAGACACAGGCCCAGGCAGGCCATTACGTAACGCACGGCGTTGTTGTTGGCAGACTTAAGGTCAGGTAACTTGGCTTCAGGCCTCTGCAACCCAAGACTGCAGAGCACCAAATTAGGTCACCTTTGTAGCACCTCCACAAGATTATGCCAATTGTGCGGTTCAAGATTAACTAATTATATTTAATCTATCTATGCAGTGAGCCATTATCACACAGTTCCAAAAGCCAGTGTGTTGAGAGCTAGAAAGTACGCAAATGCAATAGATTTAACAAAATGAAGACTATTTTtgtttagaaaaatgatgttgcTGTCAGAAACCCTGTAGCGTTATCTCTTAATGCTGGTCAACACCTCATGCAGCAAGTATCTGATAATGCCAAAACAATTTGAACATTTGGAAAACAAgcccaaataaaatatttaaagtgTGTGTAAACCTTTGAGGCATTTAATCGTACGAATGCTTGGCTGCGGTGTGTCACATTTTATATTGAAGTTGATTTGCTGTAGAAGGGATGAGCCTTCGCTTCAAACCACTGCCAGGATGTAACGTGACGTTTCAGTTAGCTAAAACTTCTAGCCATATGGCGAGCTGACTAACTAGTTATCAGCTAGCCTTATGGCGCAAGCCAGTCAGCGTTAAATGAGCATCAACGTATCCGTGGACATCCACCGCTCTGCCAAAGAAGGTTAACTTACAAACCTCGTCGAATAAAAGTCCACATTGGTTGACCCAAGCATTTACGATTAACTCTCAGTTTGTTAAACTTGTCTGGGGGGACGACGAGTGCATTCGTCGTAATGACATTAACGTCACCACTTTCCTAATTAGGTCAAAGTAACGTTGGTTTAGAACTAAGTGTACGGAGATCAGGAGAGGGGATTCACACAGAAGTGGCTAGCTAGCTAGAGCTAACGCTGGCTACTTAAAGCGTCTAACTTTCCCGACAGGTTTTCTAAATTAAATACAATTTGTCAATTCGTAAAATCCGGCCAGATCACACGGCCGGGATCCCCCGTGCCGTAACCAGTCGGTCAACATAATGACACAAGACTAATACCgtataaaaaaacaagcaaaagtaGCCCTGTCAACAGCGCAGCTAACTTTGACGCGTTAGCTGTAGCTGTGCGTGGCAGTTGGGCTTCCCAGCTGAGACGAGCTGTGTCAGCCCGACGGTCCGGGCTGTTTTCTCTGAACTGAAGTAAAAACGGCCGTTTCACTCACCATACAATTTTGGTGGCTCTCTATGGCTCTCAGCGCCGTCTCGGTCAATTTGACGTGTAATACGGTGACTCTATCTGCGGTCTGTTGGCCACAATTTAATCCATACCTCCCATCCTCGGAGAGCGCCGCCATCTTTACCAGCCCTCCACCATCGTCCCTTTGAGGGAGCAGCATTTAGCAGCCCAGGCGCCCTGTGCTCGCCGCTCTGGCGGGGAGGGACTACAGCTGCAGCCTGAAGGGCTGACGCTGTCGGATTAGTCTCGACCTGGCTTGTTAGTTTTTCACTTTCCCACCAGAGTGGAGTTAAAGTCGGCTTGTCGCATGTATAATTGTGCGTTTCACTGCGGTTTAAGTAATTAACAAACGTCTATTAAAGGGTCCCACTGCACTTGCGTAGGCTGTAATTTAGAGGCAACCATGGAGAGCTTTACTTTAGTGTTTCTAGTGTAGGTTACTTTGTACTtttacatgtaaaaaaaaaatatttctactCTGATATTGCTACTTCTGCTGTGGGAATAAAGTAAAAGCTCTTATTTCACCACTTGCTTTGGGAATGATTGTGCACAAGAAGTTGTAACATGATTTATTTGTAGCTTTACAAATCTGTCTTTCAAGCTATTTACAAAACCAAGAAAACACGTTGTCACAGTTGATCTTTTAAAGCCTTACTGAAGGAAACATCCCAGTTTTTAGTTGCCCTTTCTCTGTAAGCCAGAAGCCGCTCTCTGTAGTTACCTCTTGGCGAAACTGCCTCGGCCTGCTGTGTTTTTGCTGACATGCTCTGACTAATTCTAGCCTAGTGAAACTGTTAAAGGTGGCTTTTGTCGACTACACTTCAGTGGGAGCTAAACATTTATCAAATACAGGTCATACAGCCGTTGTAAGATATATCTGCATGAGCTAAATCAATACGATTCTGAAATGCTTTGCTAATGTTGTCTTAACATTTTGTGCGTACTCTTCatatatttcaaattaaactgCCATGCTCAAGAATCGCACTGTGAGGACAATAAACTAAGAGGGTCAGTAGTAAAAACCAAGCACCGCTTTTGATCTTGTATTTTTAGGTCTTTTCACAGCCGGCTACTCTTTGAACTGCTATAAGTCGCTCTGAAATGGTCTTTCATGTGGTTCTCTTTAATGATACGGGTTCGTAATGTGACATCAGCACAATGGGCACAAGTGTGTCCCCCATGTGAGCTGCACTTCCACTATCTTTGGTGTCAGTCCCCTCGACCTGGTGATTAGGGCAGCGTGTTTTGGTGTGGATCAGCCTGGGGCAGGGTGGGGTAAGGCCTGGGTGAATCCAGAAGATTACCATAGCTCTTCACTCCACCCATCCCCCTGActtacacacccacacacacacacacacacacacacacacacatttgggaCTTCCTGCATTAACCTATCAACAACATGATTCTTCAAATCTCCCAAAATAAAATGCCAGACTTAGTTTGAGTACATGCTTATTTTAAATACTGAACTGAGTTGATTCCAGAAGTACTGCGTTTTGTCTGACAGGTTGTGTGCTAGGCAAATAAAGCCTTCATTGGTTTTTGGAGCTTTTGTGTTAATAGAGGCCCTGAAGGTGTCACCTGACACAGTGTAAAGAATGCTTAAAATTACAAACTTTTTGTTAGAGGCTAAACATTGAACACAGTGAGTACTTACCTGGGCAGTCCTTTATTGTATTACTAGTTTGCTATGAGGATTGACCTCTTACAAATGTTCCTGAATGTGGATACATTTATTATAGTCTTACCCTGGAGAGTAATGCGATGGGCTGTGAATGCATTCTGCTGCAGAAAACTGCACACTATGTTGCATGCACGTGCTGAGTGCATATCCAAACCCCATCTTTTACTTCTTGCTTTACGACAGGAGGATAACAGGTTGTAGTCTGTTTGGCTAACAGCTTTTGGACTAGACTGTATGGCAGGTAATTGTACTACCAGTACAGACACTTGGCACTTCTCAACTCAGCTTCTAGCACTGAGAAATAAAGCAAACACGCAAGGGCCAAAAAACGTTGTTTAAAGCTCGCTCCAAAAGCAAGTTTATCCCCACAGACATCCACGTTAAAAGGGCCGCGAGATAAAGGGACACATTCCTTTCTACAAAAGCAATTCTTGGGTTTGTGTGTcctcaaatgttctttttattcttGATTTTAGTCAAATACAACTGAGTACAACATGAGTTTTCACGGATCTTCGGAAGTTTACCTCCAGCTTCATTCCACGTGGCAATCTATCCCTGAGGACAGATTCTGTTGGCAGGGAGAAAAGCCATCTGCTGCTGATTAACCCTCCCATTAAAAAGGAAGAGAAGCACAGTGTGAACGTGgtagcatgtgtttgtgtgtgggaaaGAGAGATAAGCAGACACCAACTTCAGGTCATTTAAGTTTACTCCAACACATGATGTGGAAGacaacgtttttttaaatgaaaaatacttAATAACTTCCTAAACCACTATTACCAATTTCTAAAAGCATTTTAGTGTCAGCTGAGGCTTAAACATGGCAGCTTCTGTAACCTGGAGAAACAGCATCCCGGTAAATCCATTCTCCCCCACCTGGTATTTAAAGACCTTGAAACAGCAGCTCTTCCAGTTAATGATTGGCCACTGTGGGGAAAGTGTGCACTTACACTGTTGACTCTTATCGCTGTTGACCACAAAGCCACTGGAGCAGTATCTCCCGGGCTGACATTAATGGAGAGCACAGTGCTCCGTTTTAAGAGACAGGtcaatttcttttttgtctgCTGTGGAAGAGATAGCTCACGGACACAACTGTTTACACAAATGGGTCTTTAATTGAGAGAAGATAGTgcagtttgcttgtgtgtgtgtttgccaccTACATTTAATGGCTAATGGAACAGAAACAGAAGTTATTGAGTATACATTGAATAGAAGTTATTGCAATACATTCCCTCTTTTGATCTCCTCCCTTCCCCATATGACCTGTCATTACACTGATGGAGCTTTGGTACAGACACCTTGACCAAAATGAAATGTGACACCAAAAACAATAATCTACATTCATTCCTCAATGGCCTCGGCCAGCAGAAACCTACATTATACATTGATTCCCATTCTGATTATCACAAGTCTTTCTTTCCCAATGGTACCAGCCTGTGCACATACACATCAGGAGCCAGGGCCGACTCCCAACAGCTGTACTCTGGGGAAAGCACACAGGTGGGCCTTTTGCCGATCAAGTAGCGGTTTAAGTAGCTCTCCTCGAGGCCCCTGGCCATTACCCCTTCAGCCTGGTCCCGCAGAATGAGCAGAGAACACGCTCGAGCCAGACTGTACATCTCCGAAACCAGGCCCCCGTAAAACCCTGAGGTGTAGTAGTAGtctccttcgtcctcctccacccacgcTGATGACACCTGTTTGATTTCATAAGGAAATGCATTTCGTGGCATCCCGTAGAAATCCGGGTGCAATGTAGCCACCAGGTCCCCCAAGATCTCATCTCCCACGGGGGCCACGAACTCCTGATCGATGTCAGCGCAGAAGATGTACTCAACCTCGCTGCCGATTGGGTTTCTGATGGCATCGGCAAGCAGGGCCATCCGCCGACGAGCCAGCCTCTCCCACCCGGGCAGCTCTGCAACAGGAACCACCTTCAGCTGACGGTCGGGGCCCACCACGATGGGGGGGTCCAGAGTGCGAGGGTTGTCCGTGAGAATGTAATAGGTGACCATCTGACCGGGGAGGAAATGGGTTTCAGCTGAAGTGATGAAGCGTTGCACGAACCGGGCATAAGTTCCCACAACGAGGGCCAGCAGACCTGTACGGATTCCCCGTTGTGCAAATTTAGCCCTGTGCAGGGCTGACGTCTGGGTGTCACCCCACACCAAGGGAGCACCCCAAGGGGTCTCCACAGGAGTTTCTGGTGCTGTTGCCTTGGTAACCGTCATGTCTCTCATTGCTCTTTCCCTGTCCATTCCCAAGGCACGAAAGATAGGATGAGGCGACTCCACACTGACAGACGCTTTACGTCCATTGAGGAAGTCTGATGGGGCAGAACATGGTTGTACTTTTTATTCCAACGAAATGAAAAACGGTACACGTGTACACTTTTGTTAAGCTGGAGGGAAAAGTCACCCAGTTCAATCCAAATCCCCGATCAGATCACAACTGGCCTTGTGGAAAGGGCTTTTTAACTTCCACCATATGTCTGGGTTTGGAATATTTACAAGAAATACAATACAGCATATTTTTTATAATGTATTACTATCAAGATAACAGAACGAAACAGGATGTGCCGAGCAT
The Gasterosteus aculeatus chromosome 17, fGasAcu3.hap1.1, whole genome shotgun sequence DNA segment above includes these coding regions:
- the LOC120835856 gene encoding globoside alpha-1,3-N-acetylgalactosaminyltransferase 1-like — translated: MTRWQLVRYCLLLSLIIYFLNGRKASVSVESPHPIFRALGMDRERAMRDMTVTKATAPETPVETPWGAPLVWGDTQTSALHRAKFAQRGIRTGLLALVVGTYARFVQRFITSAETHFLPGQMVTYYILTDNPRTLDPPIVVGPDRQLKVVPVAELPGWERLARRRMALLADAIRNPIGSEVEYIFCADIDQEFVAPVGDEILGDLVATLHPDFYGMPRNAFPYEIKQVSSAWVEEDEGDYYYTSGFYGGLVSEMYSLARACSLLILRDQAEGVMARGLEESYLNRYLIGKRPTCVLSPEYSCWESALAPDVYVHRLVPLGKKDL